From one Mytilus trossulus isolate FHL-02 chromosome 10, PNRI_Mtr1.1.1.hap1, whole genome shotgun sequence genomic stretch:
- the LOC134687807 gene encoding complement C1q-like protein 4, with product MLEKRDTVAFSAYRSNSQSLSNGEIVIFDGVWTNVGNGYVRSIGVFKAPNPGLYHLTAVVISTDGKSLRLNLYHNRVRMTRSYLTGDGFKTGTFDVVIHLQMGDKVYIDSDQIRTIVSNSNKYVTFSGIKNHIN from the coding sequence ATGTTGGAAAAAAGAGATACAGTTGCTTTCTCAGCTTACCGATCAAATTCACAATCTTTGTCAAACGGTGAAATAGTAATTTTTGATGGAGTATGGACCAATGTCGGGAATGGATATGTACGAAGTATTGGGGTATTTAAAGCTCCAAATCCAGGTCTTTATCACTTGACTGCTgttgttatttcaactgatggGAAAAGTCTTAGATTGAATCTTTATCACAACAGAGTACGGATGACACGAAGTTATCTCACTGGCGATGGTTTTAAAACCGGAACATTTGATGTTGTTATTCATCTACAGATGGGAGACAAAGTTTATATCGACAGTGATCAAATTCGAACAATCGTTAGTAACAGTAATAAATACGTAACATTTTCGGGGATAAAGAATCACATAAactaa